In the Vallitalea okinawensis genome, AGTAACATCCCTAAATACCCTCGTATTTTCATGCCCACAATGATCCACTACGGCACCATGTAATTTTTCGGAAGCCCCTCTACTTTTACGCCATTGGAAATATTGGACTGTATCAGAACCATGGGCTACAGCTTGTATAGATGATAGCAAGTGCATACCTGGTCTTTTTAACTTACTAACCTGTTGCCAGTTTGTCATACTTGGCGTACTTTCCATTAGCATGAAGGGTTTGCCACCTTTTAAGCTTCTATTGATATCGTGAACAAAAGAGATATTAGAAGCTAACTCCCAATCCTTTTCAGGACCATGCCACTGTGGATAGCTATCCCAAGAAATCATATCTAATTCTTTAGCAAACTTCCAATAATCCAAGCCTTGATATGTTCCCATGAAATTGGTTGTTATAGGTATGTCAGGTGTAATTTCTTTTAAAGGTTTTATTTCATTTTTATAAAATTCAATAGTTTGATGGGTAACGAAACGTTTCCAATCCAAATTATGACCATGAACTTTATGCTCACCATGAGGTGCAGGTGATTCAACTTGAGACCAATCGGTGTACGTATGACTCCAAAATGTTGTCCACCATTGAAGGTTTAAGTGATCTAAGGTTTCATATTTATTTTGTACCCAATCTCTAAAAGCTTTCTGACAGTGATCACAATGACATTCTCCACAATACTCATTAGAAATATGCCATGCTAAAAGACCTGGGTGATCTTTATACCTTTCAGCTAATTTTCTATTAATCTGCTCAGTTTTCTCTCTATATACTGGCGAGGTATAGCAATGGTTATGTCTTATACCATGCAAATTTCTTACTCTATTAGCACCTACTCTTAATACTTCGTTATATTTTTGCGACATCCATGTTGGTCTTGCTCCTGATGGTGTAGCCAAAATAACATAAATACCATTATCGTATAAACGATCCATCACTTCATCTAACCACTTAAAATCATAATGTCCTTCTTCTGGTTCAAGGGCTGTCCATGCAAAAATCCCAATACTCATGACATTACATTTAGCTAATTTCATTAACCTAATGTCTTCATCCAATATTTTAGGGTCATGCCTCCACTGATCAGGATTATAATCCCCTCCATGATAAAAATGGGGAAATTTATTACTTATTGGTCCAAATTTTTTCATATCTTAATCCTCCACCTTTCTTACGACTACGTATAATCTTATTTTAAAAAGTTGGGGATCATATGTAAATCTAAATATATTCTGGACTATAACAATATTAAGATTAGAGAAAAGTAACTACCTTTCCAGCACTAAAAAAACTGCCTCTAGACATTGAAGTCTAAAGGCAGTTCTTTATTACATGACATCACCAGGCAATACCATGTCGATAATCCCGATGACTATTGCTCCAATTATAGCTCCCCAGATGGTGATTTCAAAGCCTGTAACAACGAATTGAGTTGCATAAAGTATAAACCCTGAAACAATGAACCCAACTACGCCTCTTCCAAATGGTGAAGCATCAATTCCTGTAAATCTTTGAATTAAGTAATCTAATGCTACAATAACGATGGCTGCTAGAATTAGAGCCCAAATACCTGATATACTGAACCCAGGTGTAAGAAAGGCTGCAATACAAACAACTATAGCTGTTAGAACTAAACGAGCCACTATATTCTTAACACTGACTTCTTTTCTTCCTTCAGTATTTGCCATAATAATTCCTCCTTTGCATCATATGCATTTATCCACCTATATAGTTGCCTACAATTCATTATTCTATACATTTTATTCTTTATAAATTATTATCCCGTCTTTAATAACCATCTTCACTTTTTCTAAATTCTCTATCTGATCAAGAGGATTTTCCTTCAAAATTAATATATCCGCAATCTTTCCTTCATCAATAGTACCCAACGTATCTTCTCTTCCACATACTATAGCAGAATTCTTTGTAGAAGCAACAATTATATCCATAGGTGTCATTCCTGAGTCTTGCATGGATAATAATTCATACATGGGCATACCAAGATCCATCTCTTTACCAAAGGGGTCCCCACCATAATCATTGCCAAGTGCTATTAGACCTCCAAGATTAAAATAGTTGTTTAAGTTAATTTTGGTCATCAGACTATTATACTGCAATACCTCTTGTGTAGGTATGAGATACATTTTATTGTCAATCATTTTATTAAAAATACTATCATCAACATTCGTCATCCAATTATGAGCTATATCATCTACCCCTGCATTGATAGCTGTTTCGATATTACTGCTGTTTGATACAGAGACATGAGCGGTTACTTTAATCCCCTTTGAGTGAGCTGTTTCTACTATTGCTTTCAACTCTTCTTGTGATAAGATAGGATACCATTCTCCAAAAGGTTCTCCTGTCTCAATCGCTACCTTTATCACATCTGCACCTCTATTGATGATATCCAGTGTTTTTTCTTTTGCATCTTCTACAGAAGTAATATGTAAAGCCCATGGTCCTTGGGGATAACCTCCTGGCACTGTAAACATTGGTCCAGCCATTATAACTCTCGCATAATCAGGACGAGAATTGATGTTATCTCTCATATCAAAGAGTGGTCTACTGATATCAGCTCCTATATCTCTTACAGTTGTGACACCACTATTTGCCCATTCCTTTAAGTTATAGGCATTAAATCCATAGTGGACATGAGTATTTATGAACCCTGGCAGTATATAGTTGCCTTTTAAATCGTAACTTTTATAATCATCAGGTATATATCTCTCTTTTTTTAATCCAACATATTCAATGAAGCCATTATTAACAAGAATTAATGTATCCTCTATAGGAGTACCTCCATTACCATCAATAAGCGTACCGTTTAGAAGTGCAATTTTTTCTTCAATCATTTCTATATGTTTATCATCTTCAGTTTTTGGCATAATGCTATTAATGCTATTTTCCCCTTTCTGACTTTTGAAGGTATATGTATAAAAGGGGATAATTGGATCAAAATTGATCTCATCCTCAGTACCACTCTCTATGTTTAACCAATAGAAGTTATGTTCAGGTTTATAAGCATAGTCATACACAATTTTATCAATAAGGATATCCTCTCCATCTTCAGACCAGTACTGAGGATAAATAGTTTCCCCCTTTAAATCTACACGATCCATCTTACTACTTTCAATATCTGTTAAATAAACGGACGTACTATAATGAGGTTCTTCTAATGCTATCGCTAAATCAAAACTATTTGGTGACCAAACGATTGATCTTACAGGTTTATCATCTGTAACAACCTTCGTAACGTCTCCTGATTTGATATCTAATATATATAATTGGTAAAGGGAATGCCATCCCTCA is a window encoding:
- a CDS encoding phage holin family protein; this translates as MANTEGRKEVSVKNIVARLVLTAIVVCIAAFLTPGFSISGIWALILAAIVIVALDYLIQRFTGIDASPFGRGVVGFIVSGFILYATQFVVTGFEITIWGAIIGAIVIGIIDMVLPGDVM
- a CDS encoding amidohydrolase family protein, with protein sequence MTKIKKIKQLYFAVGIVLIVVVLSISISTFIRGNDKTEEGPIDMIFIEDENSLGDIYRFDSETHEIINLTNGKLNYISMAWSPDGKRIAYTKSINSQWQSYIMNDNGKELHPVKGTTSLDKVCGWSPDGRYLLLSSFRDVDREIYCLELKTGKIINLSSHPADDYMPMWSPDGEKIAFVSNRDHEGWHSLYQLYILDIKSGDVTKVVTDDKPVRSIVWSPNSFDLAIALEEPHYSTSVYLTDIESSKMDRVDLKGETIYPQYWSEDGEDILIDKIVYDYAYKPEHNFYWLNIESGTEDEINFDPIIPFYTYTFKSQKGENSINSIMPKTEDDKHIEMIEEKIALLNGTLIDGNGGTPIEDTLILVNNGFIEYVGLKKERYIPDDYKSYDLKGNYILPGFINTHVHYGFNAYNLKEWANSGVTTVRDIGADISRPLFDMRDNINSRPDYARVIMAGPMFTVPGGYPQGPWALHITSVEDAKEKTLDIINRGADVIKVAIETGEPFGEWYPILSQEELKAIVETAHSKGIKVTAHVSVSNSSNIETAINAGVDDIAHNWMTNVDDSIFNKMIDNKMYLIPTQEVLQYNSLMTKINLNNYFNLGGLIALGNDYGGDPFGKEMDLGMPMYELLSMQDSGMTPMDIIVASTKNSAIVCGREDTLGTIDEGKIADILILKENPLDQIENLEKVKMVIKDGIIIYKE
- a CDS encoding beta-galactosidase, whose product is MKKFGPISNKFPHFYHGGDYNPDQWRHDPKILDEDIRLMKLAKCNVMSIGIFAWTALEPEEGHYDFKWLDEVMDRLYDNGIYVILATPSGARPTWMSQKYNEVLRVGANRVRNLHGIRHNHCYTSPVYREKTEQINRKLAERYKDHPGLLAWHISNEYCGECHCDHCQKAFRDWVQNKYETLDHLNLQWWTTFWSHTYTDWSQVESPAPHGEHKVHGHNLDWKRFVTHQTIEFYKNEIKPLKEITPDIPITTNFMGTYQGLDYWKFAKELDMISWDSYPQWHGPEKDWELASNISFVHDINRSLKGGKPFMLMESTPSMTNWQQVSKLKRPGMHLLSSIQAVAHGSDTVQYFQWRKSRGASEKLHGAVVDHCGHENTRVFRDVTEVGNALSKLEQVIGTTVEPEVAIIYDWENNWAINDMEGVRKEGRDYEKTCKRHYRPFWNKGIPVDVINMDCDLSRYKLVIAPMLYMVREGVAEKIEKFVEQGGTFVTTYWSGIVNENDLCFLGGFPGPLRQVLGIWAEEIDSLYDFESNYAVIDKENKIGVKGRYKIDQLCDLIHVESAEVLGAYESDFYKGQPAFTVNRYGKGNAYYIAFRNNNEFQEDFYKSLINQLGIKPILDTQLPEGVTVQKRTDGTKDYIFIMNFTFEEKKIDLGDITYIDMLNEKSITGPIALEAYGLKILKK